In Phyllostomus discolor isolate MPI-MPIP mPhyDis1 chromosome 3, mPhyDis1.pri.v3, whole genome shotgun sequence, a single genomic region encodes these proteins:
- the FAM170A gene encoding LOW QUALITY PROTEIN: protein FAM170A (The sequence of the model RefSeq protein was modified relative to this genomic sequence to represent the inferred CDS: substituted 1 base at 1 genomic stop codon), which produces MKRQQKRKHLEDEESQETGEKGGGIPRSQEDAPQLGLTKVAKGCGTGAEEVSSASEYFSCVSSPSKLIHGGIQKSLQDSPQPRSTLAHAQERGETAPLSPHVSLSSPLSDKTCVTSQYLNKEERGMKVYYMQVQVKKGVAVSWETEATPESLKKKPMVEEVNLPENVRVGTPPSEVSTRNLLCDSETREEAKEHEERGESKGLPGLPTVEEIPRAKTPDWLVTMETGFRCMACCRVFPTLETLQDHVQLGIREGFSCHVFHLTMAQLRSNVESEKIQEKEEEEEEEENDEEKEKKEEKKTKEEQTTGXDLH; this is translated from the exons GAATCCCGAGGTCACAAGAGGATGCTCCTCAGCTTGGATTGACCAAAGTGGCCAAAGGCTGTGGCACAGGGGCAGAGGAGGTCTCCTCTGCCTCTGAATACTTCTCCTGTGTTTCTTCTCCAAGCAAGCTCATCCATGGCG GAATCCAGAAATCACTTCAAGACAGTCCCCAGCCGAGATCAACCCTAGCCCATGCTCAGGAACGAGGGGAGACTGCCCCCCTATCACCACATGTCTCCTTATCGTCCCCTTTATCTGATAAGACCTGTGTGACCTCTCAGTATCTGAACAAAGAGGAACGGGGCATGAAAGTATATTACATGCAGGTACAAGTGAAAAAGGGTGTAGCTGTCTCCTGGGAGACAGAGGCAACCCCAGAGTCactaaaaaagaaaccaatggtGGAAGAAGTGAACCTTCCTGAGAATGTGCGAGTAGGTACACCCCCCTCTGAGGTGTCCACCAGAAACCTCCTATGTGACAGTGAGACCAGAGAAGAGGCAAAAGAGCATGAGGAAAGAGGAGAATCAAAGGGCCTGCCAGGATTGCCCACAGTTGAGGAGATACCCAGGGCCAAGACACCTGACTGGCTGGTGACTATGGAGACCGGCTTCAGGTGCATGGCCTGCTGCAGGGTCTTTCCCACCTTGGAGACCCTCCAAGACCATGTGCAGTTAGGGATTAGGGAGGGCTTCAGCTGCCACGTCTTTCATCTCACCATGGCTCAGCTGAGGAGCAATGTGGAATCAGAGAAGAtccaggagaaggaggaggaggaggaggaagaggagaacgatgaagagaaagagaagaaagaagaaaaaaaaactaaggaggAGCAGACCACAGGGTAAGACCTTCAC